In a genomic window of Punica granatum isolate Tunisia-2019 chromosome 6, ASM765513v2, whole genome shotgun sequence:
- the LOC116212003 gene encoding DEAD-box ATP-dependent RNA helicase 21 translates to MNRSTDNGIPPTVAPDAPVRPVFLTKAQREELALKRRQEEVAAQRRRQEQLLSHKRPSEPSPSNGRPPDSDRRDRDRDRDRDRDRDRDRERDRDRDRDRERERERDRRERDRESDRRNRDRDRERDEGRERARLEKLAGREREKELEAIKEQYLGSKKPKKRVIKPSEKFRFSFDWENTEDTSRDMNLLYQNPHEAQLLFGRGFRAGMDRREQKKLAAKNEKELREEIRKKEGVEERPEEALAQKQKEEAADLYDAFDMRVDRHWTKKKLEEMTERDWRIFREDHNISYKGSKIPKPMRNWPESKLSPELLKAVERAKYEKPSPIQMAAIPLGLQQRDVIGIAETGSGKTAAFVLPMLTYISRLPPLTEENEAEGPYAVVMAPTRELAQQIEEETMKFAHYMGVRVVSIVGGQSIEEQGFRIRNGCEIVIATPGRLLDCLERRYAVLNQCNYVVLDEADRMIDMGFEPQVVGVLDAMPSSNLKPENEDEELDEKKIYRTTYMFSATMPPGVERLARKYLRNPVVVTIGTAGKATDLISQHVIMMKESEKFFKLQKLLDDLGDKTAIVFVNTKKNADTVAKNLDKAGYKVTTLHGGKSQEQREISLEGFRSKRYTVLVATDVAGRGIDIPDVAHVINYDMPGTIDAYTHRIGRTGRAGKTGVATTFLTLGDSDVFYDLKQMLIQSNSPVPPELARHEAAKFKPGSIPDRPPRRNDTVFTH, encoded by the coding sequence ATGAACCGATCCACCGACAATGGCATCCCCCCAACTGTAGCCCCCGACGCCCCCGTGAGGCCTGTCTTCCTCACCAAGGCCCAGCGCGAGGAGCTCGCCCTAAAACGCCGCCAGGAGGAGGTCGCTGCCCAGAGACGCCGGCAGGAGCAGCTTCTCTCCCATAAGCGCCCCTCGGAACCGTCTCCCAGCAACGGCAGGCCCCCCGATTCAGACCGCCGGGACCGGGACCGGGACCGGGACCGGGACCGCGACCGCGACCGCGACCGCGAACGGGACCGGGACCGCGACAGAGATCGGGAGCGCGAGCGGGAAAGAGACCGGCGCGAGCGGGACCGCGAGTCGGACAGGAGGAATCGGGATCGGGATAGGGAGCGCGACGAGGGTCGGGAGCGTGCTAGGTTGGAAAAGCTGgcggggagagagagggagaaggagCTGGAAGCGATTAAGGAGCAGTATTTGGGGTCGAAGAAACCTAAGAAGAGGGTTATTAAACCTAGCGAGAAGTTCAGGTTCTCGTTCGATTGGGAGAACACGGAGGACACGTCGAGGGACATGAACTTGCTGTACCAGAACCCTCACGAGGCGCAGCTGCTGTTCGGGCGAGGGTTTCGTGCTGGGATGGACCGGAGGGAGCAGAAGAAGCTGGCCGCGAAGAACGAGAAGGAGCTGAGGGAGGAGATTCGGAAGAAGGAGGGAGTTGAGGAGAGGCCCGAAGAGGCCCTGGCACAGAAGCAGAAGGAAGAAGCTGCTGATTTGTATGACGCGTTCGATATGAGAGTAGATAGGCACTGGACCAAGAAGAAGCTCGAGGAGATGACAGAGAGGGATTGGAGGATATTCAGGGAGGATCACAATATCTCCTACAAGGGCTCGAAGATACCAAAGCCAATGCGGAACTGGCCGGAGAGCAAACTTAGCCCCGAACTGCTCAAGGCCGTGGAGAGGGCTAAGTACGAAAAGCCATCTCCTATTCAGATGGCTGCCATCCCTCTTGGCCTGCAGCAGAGAGATGTGATAGGGATTGCAGAGACGGGTTCAGGTAAGACCGCTGCCTTCGTGCTTCCTATGTTGACTTACATTTCGAGGTTGCCCCCATTGACTGAGGAGAATGAAGCCGAGGGGCCTTATGCTGTTGTAATGGCACCTACCCGTGAGCTTGCTCAGCAGATTGAGGAGGAAACTATGAAGTTTGCGCATTATATGGGTGTCAGGGTGGTTTCTATTGTTGGTGGGCAGTCGATTGAGGAACAGGGTTTTAGGATTAGGAATGGTTGTGAGATTGTGATTGCGACTCCTGGGCGGTTACTTGATTGCTTGGAAAGGCGGTATGCAGTTCTGAATCAGTGTAATTATGTGGTTCTCGATGAGGCCGACAGGATGATTGATATGGGTTTCGAGCCACAGGTTGTGGGCGTGTTAGACGCCATGCCCTCGAGCAATTTGAAGCCTgagaatgaagatgaggagCTTGACGAGAAGAAAATCTATCGTACCACTTATATGTTTAGCGCGACGATGCCGCCTGGGGTAGAGCGGCTTGCAAGAAAGTACTTGAGGAATCCTGTTGTGGTTACCATTGGCACTGCAGGAAAAGCAACTGACTTGATATCCCAGCATGTGATAATGATGAAGGAATCAGAGAAGTTCTTCAAGCTGCAGAAGTTGCTGGATGATCTTGGTGATAAGACTGCAATTGTATTTGTTAACACGAAGAAGAATGCTGATACCGTCGCCAAGAACTTGGACAAGGCGGGCTATAAGGTGACCACTTTGCATGGCGGCAAGTCACAGGAGCAGAGAGAGATAAGTCTTGAAGGGTTTCGGTCAAAGAGGTATACAGTTCTCGTGGCTACTGATGTTGCTGGGCGTGGTATCGACATTCCCGACGTGGCCCATGTCATAAATTATGATATGCCGGGAACTATAGACGCATATACTCATCGTATTGGACGAACAGGACGTGCGGGGAAGACTGGTGTGGCCACGACATTCCTGACTCTAGGTGACAGTGACGTGTTCTACGATCTCAAGCAGATGCTTATTCAGAGTAATAGTCCAGTGCCTCCCGAGCTTGCAAGGCACGAGGCTGCCAAGTTCAAGCCTGGATCAATCCCCGACAGGCCTCCTCGACGGAACGACACTGTTTTCACTCACTAG
- the LOC116210092 gene encoding potassium transporter 5 has translation MADHKVADSGELEMTDEQVKEVAEKNPTLRDRKVSWAKLRRVDSLNLEAGRVSMNHNHHSSQVNWARTMSLVFQSIGVVYGDIGTSPLYVFASTFDDHINDKEDILGVLSLIIYTIVLIPLLKYVFIVLLANDNGDGGTFALYSLICRYAKVSLIPNQQPEDRELSNYKLDTPSVQLRRSQKIKEKLESSKSAKMVLFLVTIMGTSMVIGDGVLTPSISVLSAVGGIKSLGQNAVVGISIVILITLFSVQRFGTDKVGLSFAPIVFVWFSFIGGIGLYNLFKYNMGVLRAFNPKYIVDYFKRNGKQGWISLGGVFLCITGTEAMFADLGHFSVRAIQISFSCITLPALLTAYSGQAAFLTKHADKVSDTFYESIPGPMYWPTFVSAVAATIVASQAMISGAFAIVSQSQALGCFPRVKVVHTSAKYEGQVYIPEINYILMIACVIVTAAFKTTEKIGHAYGIAVVSVMVITTCMVTLIMLVIWKTNIWLIIFFFVAFGLIEIVYMSAVLSKFVQGGYLPLVLAFVLMTIMIIWHYVHKERYMFELKNKVSGDFIRDLAKNPDVNRVPGIGLLYSELVQGIPPILSHFVSNIPSIHSVLVIVSIKNLPISRVVPEERFLFRQVEPRNFRMFRCVVRYGYKDAIQEPKEFERSLVENLKEFIRQEHYLFEEPILDQQSEQMNLAQSAVLAGDEKANGSAESLQQPSNNLATHASSDSSFNVIRSEVSSIRSTAGPAQAGLEAEMQFVQSALEKGVVYLLGEAEVVAEPNSSLFKKIVVNYAYKFLRKNFREGEKIMAIPRTRLLRVGMTYEI, from the exons ATGGCGGATCATAAGGTGGCGGATAGTGGCGAATTGGAGATGACCGACGAACAGGTTAAGGAGGTGGCGGAGAAGAACCCAACCCTGAGAGATCGGAAGGTGTCGTGGGCAAAACTCCGCCGTGTGGACTCCCTCAACCTGGAGGCCGGTCGTGTTTCCATGAACCACAACCACCACTCCTCTCAG GTGAACTGGGCAAGGACTATGAGCTTGGTTTTTCAGAGCATAGGAGTGGTGTACGGGGACATAGGGACATCACCGCTGTATGTTTTCGCGAGCACTTTCGATGATCACATCAACGACAAAGAGGACATCCTCGGGGTCCTGTCCCTCATAATTTACACCATCGTTCTCATCCCCCTCCTCAAATACGTCTTCATTGTCCTCCTAGCCAATGACAACGGCGACG GAGGAACGTTTGCTCTGTACTCGCTCATATGCCGGTATGCGAAGGTGAGCCTGATCCCGAACCAACAACCAGAGGACAGGGAACTGTCGAACTACAAGCTCGACACCCCGTCGGTGCAGCTGAGACGGTCCCAGAAGATCAAGGAGAAGCTCGAGAGCAGCAAAAGTGCCAAAATGGTCCTCTTCCTTGTCACCATAATGGGCACCTCGATGGTGATCGGAGACGGAGTCCTCACACCATCCATATCAG TTCTTTCTGCAGTCGGGGGGATCAAGTCACTCGGacaaa ATGCTGTGGTGGGAATATCAATAGTCATCTTGATCACTCTGTTCAGCGTCCAGCGGTTTGGAACCGATAAGGTGGGGTTGTCGTTTGCACCAATCGTGTTCGTGTGGTTCTCCTTCATCGGCGGAATTGGGCTGTACAACTTGTTCAAGTACAATATGGGGGTGCTGCGTGCCTTCAACCCTAAGTACATAGTGGACTATTTCAAAAGGAACGGGAAGCAAGGCTGGATTTCTCTTGGTGGAGTTTTCCTTTGCATCACAG GTACTGAGGCCATGTTCGCTGATCTCGGTCATTTCAGTGTCCGTGCAATACAA ATTAGTTTCTCTTGCATTACACTACCAGCGTTGCTAACTGCTTACAGCGGTCAAGCTGCATTCCTCACTAAACACGCCGATAAAGTATCTGATACATTTTATGAGAGCATACCAG GACCGATGTATTGGCCAACATTCGTGTCGGCGGTTGCAGCAACAATTGTCGCAAGCCAGGCTATGATCTCGGGAGCATTTGCTATAGTTTCACAATCGCAAGCACTCGGCTGCTTCCCAAGGGTTAAGGTTGTCCATACCTCCGCCAAGTATGAAGGTCAAGTCTACATCCCTGAGATCAACTACATCCTCATGATTGCTTGTGTTATAGTTACTGCTGCCTTCAAGACAACCGAGAAGATCGGACATGCCTATG GAATTGCTGTGGTGTCGGTGATGGTCATCACAACCTGCATGGTGACCCTTATAATGCTCGTCATATGGAAAACAAACATATGGTTgattatcttcttcttcgtggCCTTCGGCTTAATAGAGATTGTCTACATGTCCGCGGTCCTTTCCAAGTTTGTACAGGGTGGATACCTCCCCTTAGTCTTAGCCTTTGTCCTTATGACTATCATGATCATCTGGCATTACGTCCACAAGGAGCGCTACATGTTCGAGCTCAAGAACAAGGTCTCCGGTGATTTTATTAGAGATCTGGCCAAGAATCCTGATGTGAATAGGGTTCCCGGAATTGGGCTCCTCTATTCCGAGCTCGTCCAGGGCATTCCTCCAATCCTCTCCCACTTTGTATCCAACATCCCGTCCATCCACTCCGTTCTTGTAATTGTCTCAATCAAGAACCTCCCGATTAGTAGGGTGGTCCCTGAGGAGCGGTTCCTCTTCCGACAGGTTGAACCCAGGAACTTCCGCATGTTCCGATGTGTTGTTAG GTACGGTTACAAAGATGCAATACAAGAGCCAAAGGAGTTCGAGCGGAGCTTGGTCGAGAACTTGAAGGAATTCATCCGCCAAGAGCATTACCTCTTCGAGGAGCCTATCCTGGACCAGCAGTCTGAGCAGATGAATCTGGCACAATCAGCCGTCCTTGCAGGAGATGAGAAGGCAAATGGGTCAGCGGAATCCCTCCAGCAGCCAAGCAACAACCTCGCAACCCATGCTTCCTCGGATTCCTCGTTCAATGTGATCAGGTCCGAAGTCTCATCCATTCGTTCTACAGCAGGACCCGCGCAAGCAGGGCTGGAGGCAGAGATGCAATTCGTGCAAAGCGCCCTTGAGAAAGGCGTGGTCTACCTTCTTGGAgaggcggaggtggtggcagAGCCCAATTCTTCCCTGTTCAAAAAGATAGTCGTGAACTATGCCTATAAGTTTCTTAGAAAGAACTTTAGGGAGGGCGAGAAGATCATGGCAATTCCGAGAACGAGGCTTCTCAGGGTCGGAATGACGTACGAAATATAA
- the LOC116212283 gene encoding uncharacterized protein LOC116212283 yields the protein MNALNLTVRVLNLSPRASQPDVETLFSYCGNVEKIKLQKNEDDSQSALVTFGQPFAYRTALLLNDVPVAGQPIRVLPSEDSSDHPISQGNLSNDTKEDRVKESPTLLSGQQIQASSASHRAKVMSKTRSEISAAAKRTANICAVIITYAPLVTAAFLLSRALHYLAKRVLDVWIKRGNHPIFA from the exons ATGAATGCTCTCAATCTAACCGTTCGAGTCCTCAACCTTTCTCCAAGGGCGAGCCAACCTGACGTTGAAACTCTCTTCTCTTACTGCGGAAATGTGGAAAAGATCAAGCTCCAAAA GAATGAAGATGATTCACAGTCAGCTCTGGTGACTTTCGGACAGCCCTTTGCTTATCGAACAGCACTCCTCTTGAAT GATGTTCCTGTTGCTGGACAACCTATTCGAGTCTTGCCTTCCGAGGACTCATCAGATCATCCCATTTCACAAGGAAACTTGAGCAATGACACCAAG GAAGATCGGGTGAAGGAATCTCCTACTCTGCTGTCCGGGCAACAAATTCAAGCTTCTTCAGCTTCCCACAGGGCAAAAGTAATGTCTAAGACAAGGTCGGAAATCTCTGCAGCAGCAAAGAGGACCGCCAATATCTGTGCAGTGATCATCACATACGCACCCCTAGTAACTGCTGCATTCCTCCTGAGCAGAGCACTTCACTACCTTGCAAAACGCGTCCTTGATGTGTGGATTAAGCGTGGAAATCACCCTATCTTTGCTTAG
- the LOC116210341 gene encoding uncharacterized protein LOC116210341 isoform X3: MVDRFFFCAQQVDSYSKDSPSITLLSGPPSCGKTSLLFQFAYNCALNSASSNRPVVFICNRRCLETKPPCLSQGIEPSSDVFRHIQMKYVDSGEGLKKYFAAFHLHDTLPAAVVIDDFGDLFDERSCQEKYANPRGRDLAMVRTLALCHNAVLHAKRSIEGNCEVLLADTHHGDSPRLLYVYKRWVTSIFTIKDDSVR, encoded by the exons ATGGTGGATCGGTTCTTCTTCTGCGCCCAACAAGTCGATTCCTACTCCAAAGATTCTCCAAGCATCACTCTTCTGTCCGGACCTCCTTCATG TGGGAAGACATCTCTGCTGTTCCAGTTTGCTTACAACTGTGCATTGAACAGCGCCTCTAGCAATCGCCCGGTAGTCTTCATATGCAATCGGCGCTGTCTCGAAACCAAACCCCCTTGTCTTTCTCAG GGAATCGAACCGTCCTCGGATGTGTTCCGGCATATACAAATGAA ATATGTAGACAGTGGCGAAGGGCTCAAGAAGTATTTCGCCGCCTTCCACTTGCATGATACGCTGCCTGCTGCAGTTGTGATCGATGACTTTGGGGACTTATTCGATGAAAG GAGCTGCCAAGAAAAATATGCTAATCCTCGCGGGAGAGATCTAGCAATGGTCCGAACATTGGCTTTATGTCACAATGCCGTATTGCATGCAAA GAGAAGCATCGAGGGGAATTGTGAGGTTCTATTAGCAGATACCCATCACGGAGACTCCCCGAGGCTGTTATACGTCTACAAGAGATGGGTTACGTCTATTTTTACGATAAAAG ACGATTCTGTTAGGTGA
- the LOC116212282 gene encoding caffeic acid 3-O-methyltransferase-like: MEKEVWQSVTINGDDEEATSWPQALQITSSYMLPVILNFTVELDVFGIIARAGGTRISASEIASEIPAESTGINFDLPRVIRDAPSYSGIEHGGGDMFVTVLKGDAIMIRTAIITKKGKVIAITILMPEAPDSSSVSKYITQMDNLMLMTLESHERTLKQLETLCKVSGFSEFRVADKLTRSIWAVIEFCR; this comes from the exons ATGGAGAAGGAAGTTTGGCAATCCGTAACCATCAATGGGGATGACGAAGAAGCCACCAGCTGGCCGCAAGCTCTGCAGATCACCAGCTCGTACATGCTCCCGGTGATTCTGAATTTCACGGTAGAGCTCGATGTGTTTGGGATTATAGCGAGGGCCGGGGGAACCAGAATTTCAGCCAGTGAGATTGCTTCTGAGATTCCAGCAGAGA GTACAGGCATTAACTTCGACCTGCCTCGTGTTATTAGAGATGCACCTTCCTACTCAG GTATCGAGCATGGTGGAGGGGATATGTTCGTCACCGTTCTGAAAGGAGACGCAATTATGATCAG AACTGCTATTATAACGAAGAAGGGAAAGGTAATCGCGATAACCATATTAATGCCGGAAGCACCAGATTCGAGCTCAGTCTCCAAGTATATTACCCAGATGGACAATCTCATGCTGATGACGCTCGAAAGCCATGAAAGGACGCTGAAGCAGTTGGAGACCCTGTGTAAGGTGTCAGGATTCTCGGAGTTCCGAGTGGCTGACAAGCTCACTCGCTCTATTTGGGCAGTCATAGAGTTCTGCAGATGA
- the LOC116210341 gene encoding uncharacterized protein LOC116210341 isoform X2: MVDRFFFCAQQVDSYSKDSPSITLLSGPPSCGKTSLLFQFAYNCALNSASSNRPGIEPSSDVFRHIQMKYVDSGEGLKKYFAAFHLHDTLPAAVVIDDFGDLFDERSCQEKYANPRGRDLAMVRTLALCHNAVLHAKRSIEGNCEVLLADTHHGDSPRLLYVYKRWVTSIFTIKGDGHGSFLLRDCGRLGSADSKKTAPAKYSTALQYLQLEGISIEFSD, translated from the exons ATGGTGGATCGGTTCTTCTTCTGCGCCCAACAAGTCGATTCCTACTCCAAAGATTCTCCAAGCATCACTCTTCTGTCCGGACCTCCTTCATG TGGGAAGACATCTCTGCTGTTCCAGTTTGCTTACAACTGTGCATTGAACAGCGCCTCTAGCAATCGCCCG GGAATCGAACCGTCCTCGGATGTGTTCCGGCATATACAAATGAA ATATGTAGACAGTGGCGAAGGGCTCAAGAAGTATTTCGCCGCCTTCCACTTGCATGATACGCTGCCTGCTGCAGTTGTGATCGATGACTTTGGGGACTTATTCGATGAAAG GAGCTGCCAAGAAAAATATGCTAATCCTCGCGGGAGAGATCTAGCAATGGTCCGAACATTGGCTTTATGTCACAATGCCGTATTGCATGCAAA GAGAAGCATCGAGGGGAATTGTGAGGTTCTATTAGCAGATACCCATCACGGAGACTCCCCGAGGCTGTTATACGTCTACAAGAGATGGGTTACGTCTATTTTTACGATAAAAG GTGATGGGCACGGATCATTTCTGCTGAGAGATTGTGGCAGATTGGGAAGTGCTGATTCGAAGAAGACAGCGCCTGCTAAGTACTCCACAGCGCTTCAGTATCTGCAGTTGGAAGGGATTTCTATAGAGTTTTCCGATTAA
- the LOC116210339 gene encoding pentatricopeptide repeat-containing protein At5g13270, chloroplastic has translation MAFARTAMASTPVPPPTPSRAHAPNKPLKLANFEGIPSWVTLKVAPASVEAQQGRVENLHLISLSRQGKLEEAHRFLQEMDNAGVQVTPSAYKCLFQICGRSGSLPFGRLIHNRLRTLLKKEKEQPIFLEDSALRMYCECGSLWEAQKLFDRMRDRNLLSWDIMISAYTKDGAINEAMRLFSRMLLEIGLPEHSSIYNSLLKSLTDHSLVKIGEQLHCLVIKCGLGSDVSIATGICNMYIKCGSLEAARTVFDLMAEKREAAVAGTGLMVDYIGTEKEKEALVILENMVCENVELDEFVFSAALKACSRLEDLKTGQQIHGYTIKLGLESDVLVGTPLVDFYVKCEQFQSAFRAFEKIKDPNDVSWSTVLSGYSRSGNLEECLRTFNSLRTKDGALNPSIYTIVFQACSVAVDLSLGAQAHADAIKRGLVSPLLGESALITMYAKCGKLDCACRVFESINKPDTVAWTAMISGHAYHGNAHEALKLFTRMLDYGVRPNGVTFVALLTACSHSNMVAEAKCYLDRMAKDYGVTPTTDHYSCMVDVYSRAGLLDEAFELIKSGKFEPDAMSWKCMLSGCWNHRNLELGKIAAVNLIKWEADDTAGYVLMFNLYASFGKWEEAAEIRRKMAERNLRKDVSCSWINIQGKVHRFVVGDRHHPRTGEIYSKVKELDSSAEKNQSIGLLTEEDVSSSLPERKQQLLDHSERLAIAFGIISTSGNAPIVIFKNLRACRDCHEFAKHVSSVEDREIVIRDTSRFHHFKQGQCSCGDYW, from the coding sequence ATGGCCTTCGCTCGGACGGCAATGGCTTCTACCCCTGTCCCTCCTCCGACCCCTTCAAGAGCACATGCTCCAAACAAGCCGCTGAAGCTCGCAAATTTCGAAGGGATCCCATCATGGGTCACTCTAAAGGTCGCTCCTGCTTCGGTGGAAGCACAGCAGGGCCGAGTGGAGAACCTGCACTTGATTTCGCTGTCCAGACAGGGCAAACTGGAAGAAGCTCACCGATTCCTCCAAGAAATGGACAACGCCGGTGTTCAAGTGACTCCCTCCGCATACAAATGTCTCTTCCAGATCTGTGGACGGTCGGGATCTCTGCCATTCGGGAGATTGATCCATAATCGGTTGAGGACGTTActgaagaaagagaaagaacaGCCTATCTTCCTCGAGGACTCCGCCCTCCGGATGTACTGTGAGTGTGGGAGTCTATGGGAAGCTCAGAAGCTGTTCGACAGAATGCGCGATAGAAATCTTCTTTCTTgggatataatgatatcggcCTATACGAAGGATGGTGCAATAAACGAAGCAATGCGGTTGTTTTCTCGCATGCTATTGGAGATTGGACTTCCTGAGCATTCTTCAATCTATAACAGCCTACTGAAGTCCTTAACCGATCATTCACTGGTAAAAATCGGCGAGCAACTTCACTGTCTAGTGATAAAATGTGGGCTCGGCTCAGATGTTTCGATCGCTACTGGAATTTGCAATATGTACATCAAATGTGGGTCCTTAGAGGCTGCTCGGACCGTTTTCGATCTGATGGCTGAGAAGAGAGAGGCAGCGGTTGCTGGGACTGGATTAATGGTGGACTACATTGGAACTGAGAAAGAGAAGGAGGCTCTGGTGATACTCGAGAATATGGTCTGCGAGAATGTCGAGTTGGACGAATTTGTTTTCTCAGCTGCCCTGAAGGCATGCTCGAGGTTGGAAGATTTGAAGACTGGGCAGCAGATTCATGGGTATACTATTAAGCTTGGGCTGGAATCGGATGTCTTAGTTGGAACTCCTCTTGTCGACTTTTACGTGAAGTGCGAGCAATTTCAATCGGCTTTCAGGGCATTTGAGAAGATAAAGGATCCTAATGATGTCTCATGGAGCACAGTGTTATCTGGGTACTCTCGGTCGGGTAATCTGGAGGAGTGTCTAAGGACTTTCAATTCTTTAAGGACCAAAGATGGGGCTTTGAATCCTTCCATTTACACTATCGTCTTTCAAGCATGCTCCGTGGCTGTAGACCTCAGTCTAGGAGCCCAAGCACACGCGGATGCGATTAAGAGAGGTCTTGTTTCACCCTTACTCGGAGAGAGCGCACTTATCACCATGTACGCAAAATGTGGAAAACTCGACTGTGCTTGTCGGGTTTTTGAATCGATAAATAAGCCCGATACTGTTGCTTGGACTGCTATGATATCAGGGCATGCTTATCATGGAAATGCTCATGAAGCTCTCAAGCTCTTCACAAGGATGTTAGATTACGGAGTGAGGCCGAATGGAGTTACCTTCGTTGCGTTACTCACTGCTTGCAGCCACTCGAATATGGTTGCAGAGGCCAAGTGTTACTTGGACCGCATGGCTAAAGATTACGGTGTGACTCCCACTACCGATCATTACAGTTGCATGGTCGATGTTTACTCGCGTGCTGGACTATTAGATGAGGCATTTGAGTTGATAAAGAGTGGCAAATTCGAGCCTGATGCGATGAGCTGGAAGTGTATGTTGAGCGGGTGCTGGAATCATCGGAATCTTGAGCTTGGGAAGATAGCTGCTGTGAACCTGATAAAATGGGAAGCAGACGATACTGCAGGGTACGTCCTGATGTTTAACTTGTACGCTTCTTTCGGAAAGTGGGAAGAAGCAGCAGAAATCAGGAGGAAAATGGCGGAGAGGAACTTGAGGAAGGATGTGAGCTGTAGTTGGATCAACATCCAGGGTAAGGTGCACCGGTTCGTAGTCGGTGATAGGCACCATCCCCGTACGGGGGAGATCTACTCAAAGGTGAAGGAACTCGATTCCTCTGCAGAGAAGAACCAAAGCATTGGCCTTCTCACGGAGGAGGATGTTTCTTCCTCTTTGCCAGAAAGGAAACAGCAGCTTCTCGATCACAGCGAGAGGCTCGCAatagcattcggcatcataTCCACTTCGGGAAATGCCCCCATAGTGATCTTCAAGAATCTTCGGGCGTGCAGGGACTGCCACGAATTTGCAAAGCATGTGTCATCGGTCGAAGACCGGGAAATTGTCATCAGAGATACAAGTAGATTCCATCATTTTAAGCAGGGGCAATGTTCTTGTGGAGATTATTGGTGA
- the LOC116210341 gene encoding uncharacterized protein LOC116210341 isoform X1, protein MVDRFFFCAQQVDSYSKDSPSITLLSGPPSCGKTSLLFQFAYNCALNSASSNRPVVFICNRRCLETKPPCLSQGIEPSSDVFRHIQMKYVDSGEGLKKYFAAFHLHDTLPAAVVIDDFGDLFDERSCQEKYANPRGRDLAMVRTLALCHNAVLHAKRSIEGNCEVLLADTHHGDSPRLLYVYKRWVTSIFTIKGDGHGSFLLRDCGRLGSADSKKTAPAKYSTALQYLQLEGISIEFSD, encoded by the exons ATGGTGGATCGGTTCTTCTTCTGCGCCCAACAAGTCGATTCCTACTCCAAAGATTCTCCAAGCATCACTCTTCTGTCCGGACCTCCTTCATG TGGGAAGACATCTCTGCTGTTCCAGTTTGCTTACAACTGTGCATTGAACAGCGCCTCTAGCAATCGCCCGGTAGTCTTCATATGCAATCGGCGCTGTCTCGAAACCAAACCCCCTTGTCTTTCTCAG GGAATCGAACCGTCCTCGGATGTGTTCCGGCATATACAAATGAA ATATGTAGACAGTGGCGAAGGGCTCAAGAAGTATTTCGCCGCCTTCCACTTGCATGATACGCTGCCTGCTGCAGTTGTGATCGATGACTTTGGGGACTTATTCGATGAAAG GAGCTGCCAAGAAAAATATGCTAATCCTCGCGGGAGAGATCTAGCAATGGTCCGAACATTGGCTTTATGTCACAATGCCGTATTGCATGCAAA GAGAAGCATCGAGGGGAATTGTGAGGTTCTATTAGCAGATACCCATCACGGAGACTCCCCGAGGCTGTTATACGTCTACAAGAGATGGGTTACGTCTATTTTTACGATAAAAG GTGATGGGCACGGATCATTTCTGCTGAGAGATTGTGGCAGATTGGGAAGTGCTGATTCGAAGAAGACAGCGCCTGCTAAGTACTCCACAGCGCTTCAGTATCTGCAGTTGGAAGGGATTTCTATAGAGTTTTCCGATTAA